The nucleotide window AAGTTCACGAGTTGGGGCCAAAACTAACACAATTGGTCCATCTCCAGGATCTGAAAACATTGTTCCAAATTCTTAGAATACACAACAAAAAAGAAGCTTAACAACTCAGTCATACAGCATCATTATCCCCTTACCTAGAATTGGCTGAGCATTTACATGAACTATGGCAGGCAACAAGTAAGCAAGCGTCTTCCCTGACCCTGTTTCCGCAATTCCGATCAGATCGCGCCCTTTCAAAGCCATTGGCCAACCCTGAGATTGAATGGGCGTAGGTTCGACAAAGCCAGCTTTCTTAATCTCTTGCAGTACATATTCTAATTGAAGTTCAATGTTGTGAAATCAGTACAATGTTGGAAACACAGCAGCACCCACATAATCTCACAGAAACTCTTCCATTTCATTCGAATACAATCATATTCAAACAATTCCACTACACTATTCTGGCCAGAAAGGAGATTAATATACCTGGAAAGCCAACATCGTGAAAGGACTTGACAGGTTTGGGGACGTCACGGCCTTCAACGGTGATTTCCCTGCGGAGACGGTAGTCGTCAACCTCGGACTCAGTCATTGCCCTAACGGAAGGCGATTCATGGTAGAAATTCTTCTCGAAATGGGGCAAGCCGTCCAAATTCAGCTTCCTTGGGTAGGCTCCACCGTCATCGTAATCCCTTCTACTAGAAGCTGAAGCTGAAGCTGAAGCCGGAGGTGCTCCTAGCCCCGAATCGctaaacacacaaaaaaatgaTTCCATTTTGAATTGTTACGTTCCAGTTTGTAATGAATTGAAGTAGGAGCTGAGAAGAGAAACCCTAGAAAGGAAGCTGAAGTAGAAATGGAGTAAGGAGAGGAATGGCGTTTACCTTCTCCGGTCACGATAGGAAGCTGGGTCGGCGGCGCGGCTGTCATAACGGCTCATGGCGGTGACTGGGGAGTTCGATAAGCAGCGAGAGTCGTAGTGGAAGCAGACCACTACCACCACCAACTGGCAAAGGTTATATTAAATCCtcatggtaatttaatttaatttaatttaatttaataattattttgtttttcatatgaTTCGGGCCTGCAAGGTAAGAAATATATGGGCCAGAAAACTTGACCTTATAGTTGGGCCTTATTGGACCAAAGCAGAGCCCAACTAGGCCCAATAGGAGATAAATATCTTCTCCAGATTTCAGTTCAGCTTTATCCATAACTATCTTCAGTTGAGTTCGAAGTTCGAAGCTAATAATGCAGGGTCTATACGGTGCCGCATCGGCGACGGCGACGGCGTCTTCGTCATCATGTTTGGTGAAATTAGGAGTGAGGGCTTCATGGGACACACAACAGAGACTCACTTACAACCCCAACGCGCCTCGCAAGCTCACCAAGCAGCTTCAAACTCGGACTCTCACACAAACCCAGTCGCCTCCGACGACCACTGCAACCACGCGTAAAGatgaattcatcaatgatcttCTCAAACGCGCCACTCCTCCCGCCGCGACTGGTATTTAACTAGTTACCTAATTGACTAATTCCGTTACTATAAGCTTCAAAAATGTTTATATATTCGTAGTCTTAGCTGAATAAATGCAATGAATGTATAATTGTAgatagagagaaagaaaaagaagaagatgatgaaacaTACTTAGGATATGAGAAGTGGTTACCGACTCCACCTAAAGTGGTGAAGCCTCGATCTGTATTCAATGCTGCAACGTTAGCTTATATCGGTGATTGCATATATGAGGTCTCTTACTTTTcattgattatttatttatgaatataaattattttttatttattaggtttttctttttttccttttttaaatgaaattttgcaGCTCTATGCTCGTAGGCACTTTTTATTCCCTCCCCTCAGTATTGAAGACTACAATGATCGTGTCATGGCAGTGGTGCGATGTGAAGCTCAGGTatgacatttaaaaaaaataaataaatgaaatttaATCAGTGGTTCTTTAACTCAATGTTTTGCTGTTTATGCAATGAAGTTAGATGATTGAGATGCTGCTTCTTGAATAGTGTTGTGAACTTCTATTTTTTGTAATGGGCATATTTCATTGTGGAAAATGTCATTGAGTTGTGATAATAAGATGAtcattatgattattattattattagtagtagtagACTAGTAGTGGTGGTTTTCATTCCTTGTAAGTTGTAAGTATGAACTCTTGTTCGCAAACTTAAGAAGGCTTTCTTCCCTCAAAGGCTGTGTTTTTTCAAAAgagtttcttcattttcctGTAATAATCATTGTTGTGTCTTTTTGGTGCTCCTAAAGTGAATAAGTATGTGAGATATATGGCTTCTGTTGGCCACTGATATAATTTTTGTGTTGATTTCAACTCTATTGTGGCATATAGTAAGTTGTTTATGTTGTTCATATTCCAGGATGCATTGCTTCAGAGGCTTCTTAACAGTAACTTTTTATCAGATCAAGAGAGGTACTGATACACTAATCTctgcaacttttttttttaactattttattatAGATTCATGTTATTTCACTATTTTTCTGATACAAGATACTGCTACGCTAATCTCATAGTGGTTCAATACAGGCTTAGATACACTTACCATGGTAAGGTTGGCAGATCATAAAAGATCTGTTAAAATTTCTTCTATCAGCTTAtggctttaattttttttttttttcagggaTGTTCTTCGATGGGGAAAGAATATTATTTCAAGCAAAACCAAGACAAAAAGGCGTGCTGGTGCAGCTGTATACAACAGAGCATCTTCACTAGAAACATTGGTCAGTACTTCTGGATGTAACTCTTGCATAAAATAGTTCTCTTTTTTCTTGGGAGTTTTCTGTGAATATGTCTTGAGTTTAAATTGGGGATGACAAATGCAACACACTATTATATGaaactaatttgattatttgaagACTAGTGAAATCATGTATGGCAATTTAAGCTTGGTTTTTTGTTGCAACTTACAAGATTAATGTATGAATCCATTAGTATTGTTCATTAGTAGTTGAGGATCAAAGAATTTGAGAAGTATGAAACAGAATTGCTATTTACGCCTCTTCCCTGACGAAGATATCTATTGAACTAGGTTGGCTATCTTTATTTGACAAATGTGAATCGCTTGGAAAAGCTAATGTCGGAGTTGGGATTCTCAGTTGATTCAGCAATGCCATTGAATTTGGAAGAAGCAATAGTAAGTCTTCATAGTTCATACTATCTAATCTCACTTGGACTGTTTGATTTCTGCATAGACATCTATGATATAGCCGAATAGATGAAAATTACCAACTTTACGCTTGAAGGCAGGTGAGTTGAACAATGGATAGATGTGATCTTCAGCCGACCCTACATTGGAGCAGGCAAAACAACTTGTTGAATATCAGGTTCAATTCATTGTGTTCTTCTGCAAAACTTTAGTGACTTGACTCTCTCTTTTTACTTATTCACTGGAGATGCTGTACCAGTACCACACGTCAACCACACATATTCTGCCATGCACCAGAAGCCTTTTTGTAGGTCTTTTATACGATAAAAATTCTGTTATACAAAGGCTGTAATCACATAAATCACATCTTTTCTTCAGAGGGATACAACCTGAAGATCTCTGGTTGTATGTGGTAGAGTACTGCAATGGTTTATGAGATTTTGGTTGAGTTTGGTATAGCTAATTTGTTTATTTGGGATAATATTTGAATGTTATGCAGAGAAGATAGGGACCAAATATCTATTTTGTagtattttttagaaattccaaTCCCATAATTTGTAATTATGCATGTTCGAAAGGTTTTTCCTTATGCACTGTTTTTCTGTATCATAAATTAAGATTTATATTGGAATTTTGGCAGTTAAGATAGCAAGCTTAACAAAATGAAACCCTCTCAACTAGTCAACTATATTCATTCCAAACAActtgtgaaaataaaaaaggaccAAGCAGCATCCTGGGGGATAAGTGATAATAATACTATCTTGTCGGTATAGGTAAGTGCAACTTGATTCCATAAACTTTAGTTTGTGGTATTGGTTGTGAATGTTGCATTACGGAAAAGTCAGCCAGATAAGGTCTCAACAGAATGTTATCATAAGTTCATAGCCCTGAATGTATGATATTTTATGCTTCAAGAATAAAGTTGACTATATGTGTCTGAAATTGTAATTACATTACATGAATGCTCATTTAAttggaggaggaagagaagaacaTGAGGGCCTACCATCCCTAAGTTTTCTGGATATGCTTCCAGTAAATAGGGTCATGCTTAATACATGTCATTTCCATCATATGGGCAGATAACCTGTCTCATCCCATTTAAAGCGTTTTGCCTCAATATTCCACAGATTATATTATGTGAGCAGAAATATATTCAAAACCTGCAACTTGACTGCCATAAAATTGCATGTTGatgttcctttttttttttttgggtcatacaacacactcacacacacacactaacCTAACAACTACACTAGGATTCTAACTTGGTGTGGCTTCATTTGTGGCAAACATCTTTGCCACTACATCACATGTCTCAGCCACATTGATGTTCCTCACTTGAGTCATTTCTCTTTTCACAAGACTTGAAATGTAGGAATAGCTGATAGATGGTCATGGTGGTCCAAGACCATGAGAAAGAGATAGTAGCATATGGTTGGAGCCTCTTTCTAAAGGAAGCATAAAAAGTGTTAAACACAACAGTTTACAGCCCACCCTACTAGTCTAATCGGATGTAGTATTATCCCTATTATCCACTTGTGTGGTTAATTGAACATGTCCCGTGAGTATGATGGCCCCATCTCAAAAACAATTCATTCATTAATTCGGCCTAATAAGGTCTCCAAAATTTTGAAGGCTAATGGTAgttgaacaaaaacaaaaatgtaCTTTGTCAACTGGGTCTATAGCTAGTAGCCACATTCACATTCAGGAGCTGTTTGGTCCCAGACAGGATTAACCGAAAGAGGGCATCAAGATTTTGACAAGTACATGATATTCTCCTCACTTATCAGGCTGCAGATAAAGAGTATAGAGTACACATATTCTTAAAAACACATATTCTTAAAATGTAAATCAACTTGGGTTAATTTAGTAGTCACTTATTCCCTCAAATAAATGTCGAGAGTTTGAATTCCGTCTTggatatataataattcattgTCTAGTGgcagataataaataataaaatggaATTTGAATCTGCGATAGATAATAGATTAGTCTTTGACTTATCTTATGAGCATAGAGTAACATCGTGTGCATGATTACTTGCAGTAGAATAATGGTTAATATATATCATCACGAGTATATGGGTGGAAGATTATTGTTAAATAACGTAGAAGTATCAGATAATATATGTTGATGCTGATGTGTATCGGTCTGAAAGGGAACAAAGAAAACAAGTTGGTGATTGGTGTGGCATCACATAATAATGATGCATGATTATGAATTTCTGATAGTAACATTTCATGTCTTTTGAAACCAACCAactatcaataataataataataataataaaataattcggcatcaaggaaacttagcgCAACTCCTCATAGCACTTCAAAAGCAAacaaaaagaggaaaagaaataaagtgataaaGTGATAATTGCTTTTAGTTTGAATATTATTCAATCGAATGATGATCATTTCAAAACTAGCTAGCACAATCTTGTCACTAACAAAGGGTCTGCATGCACATATTATATAGAAAACTTAGAGTTTAAGTCTTTAAGACATATTAGGAGTTGACTACTCTACCCTCTCTTGATGAACAATCTTGCCGTTTTAATTACTTAATGTGAGTACCCATCAATGATACCATAGTCTTTATAATTTGATGCTTCTATATTCTTCTATAAAATAACGTGGCAAACACCATcatgtttatggtttatgaccATATAATTTGCCGCGTTGAACTCGACCCcttagatttttaaaataataagttaGATCTTTTAATGGTTCATTAATATAACTTAAGCATTGTTTAATAATGAGCCATTAAATCGCAATGATTAACGGCAGAGGCGGAGCTTCACTAGGGCAATGGAGTCATGGTCtcccaaattttttataaaaaagttaatagtagtcttttaaaaaataaagagtaatTGAGTTAGTTTAAATACTTTACTATAATTTAGAGTATCTAGATTCAATTTCTATCTCATACTTTTATTGCATAATAAACACGGTCCTTGATGTTTGTTGCTTTGCTTCTCATTATAAAAAGTAANATATTAGAACATTCaataagtattgatattattgtatttatataaattgataaaaaaattaataaatattttaaattttaacatttatccttctaatatattcaaatttttatacaaaataatgatgaaaagaattgatgcatttttaagAGGAAGACTAATATTCAAGAAGGAGAATATATAACTTCTTTAATGAATCACGAAGAAAGTGAAATacaactttcaaaaatttaaagagttacatctgatgagtttgaccttaattttttgaaatgagACTCTGAAAAACGGCTTTAAATTTGACAATATCACCCAAATCAGCGAAATGAGGTTAGACGAGCTTATCTTAAATGGGTCCATATCAAAAACATCTTGACAATTATCCTCTATcttatagaattatttatttatcatcttATTAgtaataaacttaaaaaagaattagattataaattttattttgatagaaatattattattaaatttttatattaaatttttgccttccaaaattttgtttcaaactcCGGCCACTGAATAACGGATGCATTAGTGGAGATTGTTAACAAATACCCTACTACTACTACTCTACTAGTAACAACCAGACACATTTGTATATAGACATATAGTAGCTTGAAACTTCAACAAGTTCagaagaattaattaattattattgaataatacaagtaaatatttaattatatattttgcatCGGGCTCTAGAAAAAGTCAATAATAGAGGGAAATCTGGATTAGAATTGTTATTGATCTATCATCTTCGATGAACATATATGTGATATGTCCCTATGCATATGCACTTTTTACAGCCCCACAACATTTTAGTGACCATAGTTGTTACTTGTATTGGATTTAATTAACATTAGACCCTACCATATAATATCCAATAACAAATGATGTTGATGACTGAGAGTGTTGCAATCAAATGGGTAACGCCAACACAAAATGTATGTGGCAATCTCATCCCTTTAAGTTTGAGATAACTACTTGATGGATGTGCATGGCTTCACTACCTCTCTCGCCCTAAACTATTTGgctttttcatatatatacttTGAGAAATGTTACTCTTCTGGACAAAAATGGCATGACGAGACTATGAATAAATGAGAAAACTATGTTATTAGTGTCAAATCATGGTATTAAACGTGTATATTAAAAGTCTAATAACAGTTACATCGAagagatataataaaaaaaaaatattcagtaAAAAAACACTGTTCATTCTATCACCTAAAATACTACTGACTTGACTTAAATATTTGAGTGTTTGCATGTTATCCTCTCGACTTAGTGCTAACATTGTCAAATTAATTTCTGAATCTTTCTAACTTGTAACCTCACCAAAAAGTACGAACAATTACAATGGATGTTGATGCCTAGCTATGTCATGCAAAAGTGTCATTCTCATCTTGGTGTGGCCCtgttcttcttttattcttgCTTGTATTTTTTGTGTGCTCTCTTTTATTCATTTCTAATTCCCATATTAGTAAAGTCACTCTGCACTTAAAATTCCTAGttataataattcaaaataaataaataagtaaataaaattaGGAGAATATCATTATTTCTAACTATAAAAATTAAGTACTTACAACAATTCTGATCATAAAAAGTATAAACTAACTCACACTTATAAACAAGGGAAAAAAAGTAAACAGAAAAGAATGGTTCCCTCTCaagtacttgaatttcaaaGTATTACAATCGGATCAaactcttttaaaataaaaagttaattaaaaaaagtctaatcaaatttaaactaaaataataaaattcacacataataaaaattataaattcaatgGCCTTTGGATTTTCGAACATGACGAAGGAAACGTGTGTAATGCACTAAATGAGAAATGCAAAATTCCAACTACAATGAAAAATGGGCTATGGGGCTTAAGGGCCCATTTTGGGACCATGTacctaatatataattttttttatgctgTTGAGATAAAAGTTAAAACTGTAATTTTCGTTTGAGTGCTTGAATGGAGCTGAAAAGAAACTATGAAAGTGTATTTATGTAAAGACTCATTACTAGAGGCCAGAGAAAAGAGAAATGGACAGTTGGACACTATTAAAAGAAGAGCAGCGTCTGCTTTTTCTCATTAAAAACTATAACATATAGAAAATAATACTGCTCGTGCACTTTGAAACATAATTATtactctttaatttttatttactttttagccTATTCAAATTCGATAAAAATTTTATGTGCaattattttcatatgaaattaataattaatcgttaaataatttaatatatttaattaaattattatttaataatttttaactattaattttatgtataagtttttacttttaaattcaattaaatctCACTTAAATGACTTTTGGTCGTTTTTAGTTATTTACTatttagattaatttttatgaatatatGTAACTTTTATTTTCAGAAATATGTCATATTCTAAATGTGAGAATTTTATTAGTAAATCCGGTATCATCACTCTTTGCTTTACAAATGAATtagatattaatattttatagcGACATGCATAGCGTTGCCAATGTGtttcatttatatattttaatttttattcgtTGATTTATAAAAGGGGTACTTcaataaagacaaaaaatatctctttttaaaaacatttataTGTATCATgatattattgaatatttttattaaatcggttaataatttattttttaataaaccatAATAAAATCGATTTATTatagcaacaataataaattcaattatCCACACTATAATTATTAGACCCGATTTAATCCGATCAATTTACACAATCTAAATCGAATTATGTTTAAATtgttttataaaaagataaatatatccctaatttttgttttttaagaaaaataaaaagaatcatgaTCCAGTGGGTTATGTAAATTGGCTAGTTCAATTGGATCTGATAACAATTGcgtttattgttattgttataaaagAATCGATTTTATTCTAGTTtattaagaaatttaaaaataaccgGTTTATTAATATGTCCAATAATAACGCGACACATAAGTGTCTTTACAAAAAGACGTTTTATGCGTCTTTATGGGAACATTCTTCTtgtaaaaaaacaataaataaaatataaactaaattcCAAACATGCTAATATATATTGCATTTCACTGGGGCGCTAGATTAACTTTGAGAgaaggataaaaaaaatttacagttaacaaagaataaaataaaaattttaaagaagactaaactaaaatttgtagataatttataagaaaaatttGATGATTAAAGAAGGCTATTGTTGCTCTTGTGATGTATGAAGCTTT belongs to Arachis duranensis cultivar V14167 chromosome 8, aradu.V14167.gnm2.J7QH, whole genome shotgun sequence and includes:
- the LOC107461454 gene encoding uncharacterized protein LOC107461454, with protein sequence MQGLYGAASATATASSSSCLVKLGVRASWDTQQRLTYNPNAPRKLTKQLQTRTLTQTQSPPTTTATTRKDEFINDLLKRATPPAATDREKEKEEDDETYLGYEKWLPTPPKVVKPRSVFNAATLAYIGDCIYELYARRHFLFPPLSIEDYNDRVMAVVRCEAQDALLQRLLNSNFLSDQERDVLRWGKNIISSKTKTKRRAGAAVYNRASSLETLVGYLYLTNVNRLEKLMSELGFSVDSAMPLNLEEAIAGELNNG